The Desulfobacterales bacterium region ACCAAAACACCCTTAAAGATACTGGATTCCATTCTGCAAACACAGCCGGTTCTCGCTTACCAATGGACCGGAATCCAATAACGTAAAGATAAAAGGCCATGCTGAAAAGAGACCTGATTAACAAAGTTACCGCGCAACTTGACGGCTATCTGAAAAAAGATATTGAGCAAGTTATTGACATTATTTTAGAAACCATGGCCGACGCCCTGAACCAGGGCCGGCGGGTGGAGATTCGCGGCTTTGGCAGTTTTGCGGTCCGGCAACGGAAGGCCCGCAAGACCAAGAATCCGAAGACCGGGACGATCATGGATATCCCGGCCCGCAAGACCCTGCATTTTACCATGAGCAAATCGCTGAAAGAGTCCCTGGTAAAGGCGGCGGAATAAAACAGGCCCGCCGGCCGGGACCCAGGGGCCGGCCTTAACCGAGAAACGGCCCCACGTCGCCCTTGCCGGACCGCAACACCTCGGGCCGGTTTTCGATCAGGGCAATCACCGTGGACGGGTCGGGATAGACCCGGCCGCCGTCAATGACCAGGTCCACCAGTTTGCCCAGGAGTTGCTCGAACTCAAAGGCCTCGGAACAAGGTGAAGCCTCTGGATCAAGGATGGCGCTGGTGGTGACAATGGGGTTGCCCAGTTCCTCGACCAGGGCCAGGCAGATCCGGTTGTCCGGAACCCTGATACCGACTGTCTTCTGCTTGGTGACCATGATCCTGGGTACCAGTTTGGTGGCGGGCAGGACAAAGGTGTAGTGGCCGGGCAGATGTTTTTTCATCAGCCGGTAGGCGGTATTGGAGACATACCCGTAATCGCTGACATTCTTGAGGCTGGAGCACATGAAGCTGAAGGGCTTGTGCTTTGGCCTCTTTTTGATTTGGAAGATCCGTTTCACCGCCTTCTGGTTGAAGATATCGCAGCCAATGCCGTAAACAGTGTCCGTGGGATAACAGATGACCGCGCCGCTCCTGAGCTTATCCGCCATCTGGCGGATAAGACGCGGCTGAGGATTATCAGGGTTGATATTGAGCAACATAAGGGTTGTGGTCGTCTCAAGATCGGGTTGAAGGGTAAGCGTTTGCAGGGCAGGAGGCAACCCGGAGTCCGGCGGCTTACCCCTGTGAGTGGTTACGTTGAAGGGGATCATGGCCCGGCACCGGGCCTGTTCGCCACTGCTGGCCCGCTATCATCGCACGAAACCGCGACCAAATCCAGGAGATTTTTTATAGGCCGGTTATGATCGCCGCGGGAATCGACATCGGCACTAACACCTTCCGGCTGCTGATCGGCGAGA contains the following coding sequences:
- a CDS encoding integration host factor subunit beta — its product is MLKRDLINKVTAQLDGYLKKDIEQVIDIILETMADALNQGRRVEIRGFGSFAVRQRKARKTKNPKTGTIMDIPARKTLHFTMSKSLKESLVKAAE
- a CDS encoding threonylcarbamoyl-AMP synthase, producing MLLNINPDNPQPRLIRQMADKLRSGAVICYPTDTVYGIGCDIFNQKAVKRIFQIKKRPKHKPFSFMCSSLKNVSDYGYVSNTAYRLMKKHLPGHYTFVLPATKLVPRIMVTKQKTVGIRVPDNRICLALVEELGNPIVTTSAILDPEASPCSEAFEFEQLLGKLVDLVIDGGRVYPDPSTVIALIENRPEVLRSGKGDVGPFLG